The Deltaproteobacteria bacterium genome contains a region encoding:
- the nusA gene encoding transcription termination/antitermination protein NusA, which produces MLPDLNRVIEQVSKEKGINRDIIVHALEDAMLSAAKKTFGQEKNIEAKFNPEVGEVELFEIRTVVEKIEDPLNQVTLEEARRELDPEAEVGDQLLAKLPPEKFGRIAAQAAKQNIIQRVRDAERDIIYNEFKGRKGELVSGIVQRFEKKNIIVNLGRTDAILPEKEQIPRERYRQGDRIRAFILDVELAPKGPQIVLSRTHPGLLIELFRQEVPEIYEGIVEVKGAAREPGGRAKIAVVSHDRDVDPVGACVGMRGTRVQAVVQELRGEKIDIVPWTSDPAEYVCRALAPAKVSKIIMDEDERAMEVIVPDDQLSLAIGKKGQNVRLASRLTGWKLDVRSESEAEDESRRARASLTAVPGVSDVTAELLIQDGVKSAEQLAESQVEAIAEIEGVGPERAPTIIAAAREHVAQRRAEEEAAAVAGPAESAPEGVVPPPGEADPATEEGRG; this is translated from the coding sequence ATGTTGCCCGATCTGAACCGCGTCATCGAGCAGGTGAGCAAGGAGAAGGGGATCAACCGCGACATCATCGTCCATGCCCTCGAGGACGCCATGCTCTCGGCCGCTAAGAAGACCTTCGGACAGGAGAAGAACATCGAGGCCAAGTTCAACCCCGAGGTCGGCGAGGTGGAGCTCTTCGAGATCAGGACGGTCGTCGAGAAGATCGAGGACCCGCTGAACCAGGTCACGCTCGAGGAGGCTCGGCGCGAGCTCGATCCCGAGGCCGAGGTCGGCGACCAGCTGCTCGCCAAGCTGCCGCCGGAGAAGTTCGGCCGGATCGCCGCCCAGGCGGCGAAGCAGAACATCATCCAGCGCGTGCGCGACGCCGAGCGCGACATCATCTACAACGAGTTCAAGGGCCGCAAAGGCGAGCTCGTCTCCGGCATCGTGCAGCGCTTCGAGAAGAAGAACATCATCGTGAACCTCGGCCGGACCGACGCGATCCTGCCGGAGAAGGAACAGATCCCGCGCGAGCGCTACCGGCAGGGCGATCGCATCCGCGCCTTCATTCTCGACGTCGAGCTCGCTCCCAAGGGCCCGCAGATCGTCCTGTCGCGGACTCATCCCGGCCTGTTGATCGAGCTCTTCCGCCAGGAGGTGCCGGAGATCTACGAAGGGATCGTGGAGGTGAAGGGGGCGGCGCGGGAGCCGGGCGGACGGGCGAAGATCGCGGTGGTGTCGCACGACCGCGACGTGGACCCGGTGGGCGCCTGCGTCGGCATGCGCGGCACGCGTGTCCAGGCGGTCGTCCAGGAGCTGCGCGGCGAGAAGATCGACATCGTGCCGTGGACGAGCGACCCGGCCGAGTACGTCTGCCGGGCGCTGGCGCCCGCCAAGGTCTCCAAGATCATCATGGACGAGGACGAGCGCGCCATGGAGGTGATCGTCCCCGACGACCAGCTCTCGCTCGCCATCGGCAAGAAGGGCCAGAACGTGCGCCTGGCGTCCCGGCTGACGGGCTGGAAGCTCGACGTGCGCAGCGAGTCCGAGGCCGAGGACGAGTCGCGGCGCGCTCGGGCGTCGCTCACCGCGGTCCCCGGCGTGAGCGACGTCACCGCGGAGTTGCTCATCCAGGATGGCGTCAAGTCGGCGGAGCAGCTCGCCGAGTCGCAGGTGGAGGCCATCGCCGAGATCGAAGGCGTCGGCCCCGAACGGGCTCCGACCATCATCGCGGCCGCGCGGGAGCACGTCGCGCAGCGGCGTGCGGAGGAGGAGGCTGCGGCGGTCGCGGGGCCGGCGGAGAGCGCGCCGGAGGGTGTGGTCCCGCCGCCCGGCGAGGCCGATCCGGCCACGGAGGAAGGGCGCGGATGA
- the truB gene encoding tRNA pseudouridine(55) synthase TruB produces MTGILLVDKPEAMTSAGVIRVLRPVLGRAKVGHLGTLDPFASGLLPLCLGEATKVARYLLLERKEYTGTIRLGVATDTLDHTGAAVETSAVPPLEQATVDAVAARFTGRQRQVPPMYSALKQGGVPLYKLARRGIEVARAPRDIDVAGLELRLRPPDRIEFALACSKGTYVRVLAADIGRALGTVAHLERLRRIAVGLFRVADAQTPDALAALPPGHLPLVPVRAALVGYRAFVLPATELVRLRRGQQEPLAALPAPEQAGETALLLDAAGDVAGVIESEAMRPGWHLVRVLAAGLG; encoded by the coding sequence GTGACCGGCATCCTTCTGGTCGACAAGCCCGAAGCGATGACGTCGGCGGGGGTGATTCGTGTCCTGCGCCCGGTGCTCGGCCGCGCCAAGGTGGGGCACCTCGGCACGCTCGACCCGTTCGCGAGCGGCCTCCTGCCGCTCTGCCTCGGTGAGGCGACGAAGGTGGCGCGCTACCTGCTGCTCGAACGCAAGGAGTACACGGGCACGATTCGCCTCGGCGTGGCGACCGACACCCTCGATCACACCGGCGCGGCCGTCGAGACGAGCGCCGTTCCGCCGCTCGAGCAGGCGACGGTTGATGCGGTGGCCGCGCGCTTCACGGGACGGCAGCGGCAGGTGCCGCCGATGTACTCGGCGCTCAAGCAGGGCGGGGTGCCGCTCTACAAGCTGGCGCGCCGCGGCATCGAGGTGGCCCGCGCGCCGCGCGACATCGACGTCGCAGGTCTGGAGCTGCGGCTCCGTCCACCGGACCGCATCGAGTTCGCGCTGGCGTGCTCCAAGGGCACCTACGTGCGCGTGCTGGCCGCGGACATCGGGCGAGCGCTCGGCACGGTCGCGCACCTCGAGCGCCTGCGGCGCATCGCCGTGGGGCTCTTCCGCGTGGCCGATGCCCAGACGCCGGACGCGCTCGCGGCGCTCCCTCCCGGTCACCTCCCGCTCGTGCCGGTGCGCGCGGCACTCGTGGGCTACCGGGCTTTCGTGCTCCCCGCGACCGAGCTCGTGCGTCTGCGCCGCGGCCAACAGGAGCCGCTCGCGGCGCTGCCGGCTCCGGAGCAGGCCGGTGAGACGGCGCTGCTGCTGGATGCGGCCGGGGACGTGGCGGGCGTCATCGAGTCGGAGGCGATGCGCCCGGGCTGGCACCTCGTCCGCGTGCTCGCCGCGGGGCTCGGGTGA
- the rpsO gene encoding 30S ribosomal protein S15, which yields MAVVRERTQEAVQTYRRHGTDTGSPEVQVALLTGRIGYLTEHFKVHRKDHHSRRGLLKLVGQRRRLLDYLKRRDFQRYKSVIERLGIRK from the coding sequence ATGGCAGTGGTGCGTGAGCGCACGCAAGAGGCCGTGCAGACGTATCGTCGGCACGGCACGGACACCGGGTCACCGGAGGTCCAGGTCGCGCTCCTCACAGGCCGCATCGGGTACTTGACGGAACACTTCAAGGTGCACCGCAAGGACCACCATTCCCGCCGCGGGTTGCTCAAGCTGGTGGGGCAGCGTCGGCGCTTGCTCGATTACCTCAAGCGACGCGACTTCCAGCGTTACAAGAGCGTGATCGAACGCCTCGGCATCCGGAAGTAG
- a CDS encoding dUTP diphosphatase, with protein MRRTAHPLALPRYMTPGAAGMDLAADVSADVVLRPGERRLVPTGLAVAIPAGYEGQVRPRSGLAHRDGLTLLNAPGTIDADYRGEVQVLLINLGRAPVRIRRGDRIAQLVVSPVVTIAWQEVENLPATARGNGGFGSTGSENGARARAPGATPGRGRSGARLRRAPRGGFGGPSEERSARGARAPHGAPRGIAPPEV; from the coding sequence ATGAGGCGGACTGCGCACCCTCTTGCGCTGCCTCGCTACATGACGCCCGGAGCGGCCGGCATGGACCTCGCGGCCGACGTCTCCGCCGACGTCGTGCTGCGCCCCGGCGAGCGGCGCCTCGTGCCGACGGGGCTCGCGGTGGCCATCCCGGCCGGGTACGAGGGGCAGGTCCGGCCGCGCAGCGGTCTCGCGCACCGCGACGGCCTGACGCTCCTCAACGCGCCCGGGACGATCGACGCCGACTACCGGGGCGAGGTCCAGGTGCTGCTCATCAACCTCGGCCGCGCCCCCGTCCGCATCCGTCGCGGCGACCGCATCGCGCAGCTCGTGGTCTCCCCCGTCGTCACCATCGCCTGGCAAGAAGTCGAGAACCTCCCCGCGACCGCACGCGGCAACGGCGGCTTCGGCAGTACCGGCAGCGAGAACGGCGCGCGGGCGCGCGCGCCGGGCGCGACGCCGGGGCGTGGCCGAAGCGGCGCGAGGCTTCGCCGAGCGCCGCGCGGGGGGTTCGGGGGGCCATCGGAGGAGCGCAGCGCGCGCGGCGCGCGAGCACCGCACGGGGCCCCCCGAGGTATAGCCCCCCCCGAGGTCTAA
- the infB gene encoding translation initiation factor IF-2, whose translation MPKRIHELAKEWGVAPKDMLARAEKLGIRGKRSQSSLTDEEAERLKEDLGLAPRPTVPLGTERVVSERVVTERDSGADQLVTAREQTTETRLRANVIRRRTAREVLKREELPPAPPEGDGASEVPPSLDFEAEVPPPPSPVTPEPPAEAAPRAEEAPAHTPHEAEPAESVRAQRVAEAPPPAPPPAARPAAPAPPAAARPAVPVAPAPGFEEMRGVKVLGKIDLRKTPPPAAAPAGRSGEAAPGTEAAPAEGAPKKKKGRKVIKKSDMLDTLERDFMRGGKRPQKRRALPGKEQRRTEITVPRASKRVIRISEVVSVADVAKAMGVKASEVLKKLLDMGMMATINQMLDHDTAALVAGEFEYQVENVAFDVEQALEAEQEAGTAAEGRSTRAPVVTMMGHVDHGKTSLLDAIRSTDVAAGEAGGITQHIGAYTVDVGGRQVTFLDTPGHEAFTAMRARGAKVTDLVVLVVAADDGVMPQTVEAINHARAAEVPILVAVNKIDKPDANPERVKQELGNHGLAPEDWGGDTIVVPVSAKTKEGIPQLLDMILLQADVLELRANPGRLAKGTIVEARLDRGRGPVATVLVQEGTLKVGDAFVCGTQYGRIRAMVDDKGRRIDAAGPSTPVEILGLGGVPEAGDVFVAVQDDQKARQVAEHRRAKQRDAEMAKTAKVSLDELYQQIQTGEVKELKVVLKADVQGSVEALSEALRRLSTDDVRLAVLHGSVGGITESDVLLASASNAIIIGFNVRPEPKAGSLAEREGVDIRLYTVIYEAVNDVRDALEGLLEPTFREKVLGRAEVRQVFAVSGIGQVAGCAVSDGKIVRGAKARLLRDHVVVHDGRIGSLKRFKEDAREVATGYECGLSLEGFQDVKVGDVVEAYEVEQVARRLAPSASKGQPAASA comes from the coding sequence ATGCCAAAGCGTATCCACGAGCTGGCCAAGGAATGGGGCGTGGCCCCGAAGGACATGCTGGCGCGCGCCGAGAAGCTCGGCATCCGCGGCAAGCGCTCGCAGAGCTCGCTCACCGACGAGGAAGCGGAGCGGTTGAAGGAGGACCTCGGCCTCGCCCCCCGGCCGACCGTCCCGCTCGGCACCGAGCGGGTCGTCTCGGAGCGGGTCGTGACCGAGCGCGACTCCGGCGCCGATCAGCTCGTGACCGCGCGCGAGCAGACCACCGAGACCCGACTCCGTGCCAACGTGATCCGCCGCCGCACCGCGCGGGAGGTCCTCAAGCGGGAGGAGCTGCCGCCTGCGCCGCCGGAGGGCGACGGCGCGAGCGAGGTTCCGCCCTCGTTGGATTTCGAGGCGGAGGTGCCGCCTCCTCCGTCGCCGGTCACACCCGAGCCTCCGGCCGAGGCGGCGCCGCGAGCGGAAGAGGCGCCCGCCCACACGCCGCACGAAGCCGAGCCGGCCGAGAGCGTTCGGGCGCAGCGCGTCGCGGAGGCTCCGCCCCCGGCTCCCCCTCCTGCGGCGCGGCCGGCGGCACCCGCCCCGCCTGCTGCGGCCCGTCCGGCGGTGCCTGTCGCGCCGGCGCCGGGTTTCGAGGAGATGCGGGGAGTCAAGGTGCTCGGCAAGATCGACCTCCGCAAGACCCCGCCGCCCGCGGCGGCGCCCGCCGGACGGAGCGGCGAGGCGGCCCCGGGCACGGAGGCCGCGCCGGCCGAGGGCGCGCCGAAGAAGAAGAAGGGGCGGAAGGTCATCAAGAAGTCCGACATGCTCGACACCCTGGAGCGCGATTTCATGCGTGGCGGCAAGCGGCCGCAGAAGCGCCGGGCGCTCCCGGGCAAGGAGCAGCGGAGGACCGAGATCACCGTGCCGCGCGCGTCGAAGCGGGTGATCCGGATCTCCGAAGTGGTGAGCGTCGCCGATGTCGCGAAGGCGATGGGCGTCAAGGCGAGCGAGGTCCTCAAGAAGCTGCTCGACATGGGCATGATGGCCACCATCAACCAGATGCTCGATCACGACACGGCCGCGCTCGTGGCCGGCGAGTTCGAGTACCAGGTGGAGAACGTCGCGTTCGACGTCGAGCAGGCGCTCGAGGCGGAGCAGGAGGCGGGCACCGCGGCGGAGGGGCGGTCGACCCGCGCGCCCGTGGTGACGATGATGGGCCACGTCGACCACGGCAAGACGTCGCTGCTCGACGCCATCCGCTCCACCGACGTGGCGGCGGGCGAGGCGGGCGGCATCACGCAGCACATCGGTGCCTACACCGTCGACGTCGGCGGGCGTCAGGTGACCTTCCTCGACACGCCCGGCCACGAGGCCTTCACGGCGATGCGGGCCCGCGGTGCCAAGGTGACCGACCTCGTCGTCCTCGTCGTCGCCGCCGACGACGGCGTCATGCCGCAGACCGTCGAGGCCATCAACCATGCCCGCGCCGCAGAGGTGCCGATCCTGGTCGCGGTCAACAAGATCGACAAGCCGGATGCCAACCCCGAGCGTGTCAAGCAGGAGCTCGGCAACCACGGGCTCGCGCCCGAGGACTGGGGCGGCGACACGATCGTCGTGCCGGTCTCGGCGAAGACCAAGGAAGGCATCCCGCAGCTCCTCGACATGATCCTGCTCCAGGCGGACGTGCTCGAGCTGCGCGCCAACCCGGGCCGTCTGGCCAAGGGGACCATCGTCGAGGCCCGGCTCGACCGCGGGCGCGGGCCGGTGGCGACGGTGCTCGTCCAGGAAGGTACGCTCAAGGTCGGCGACGCGTTCGTGTGCGGGACGCAGTACGGCCGCATCCGCGCCATGGTGGACGACAAGGGTCGTCGCATCGACGCGGCGGGGCCGTCGACGCCCGTGGAGATCCTCGGCCTCGGCGGCGTGCCGGAAGCCGGTGACGTCTTCGTCGCCGTGCAGGACGATCAGAAGGCGCGCCAGGTGGCGGAGCACCGCCGGGCAAAGCAGCGCGACGCCGAGATGGCGAAGACCGCCAAGGTCTCGCTCGACGAGCTCTACCAGCAGATCCAGACCGGCGAGGTGAAGGAGCTGAAGGTGGTGCTCAAGGCCGACGTCCAGGGCTCGGTCGAGGCGCTCAGCGAGGCGCTGCGGCGCCTCTCGACCGACGACGTGCGGCTCGCCGTGCTCCACGGCTCGGTCGGCGGCATCACCGAGTCGGACGTGCTGCTCGCCTCGGCGTCGAACGCGATCATCATCGGGTTCAACGTGCGCCCCGAGCCCAAGGCCGGGTCGCTGGCGGAACGCGAAGGCGTCGACATCCGGCTCTACACGGTGATCTACGAGGCGGTGAACGACGTGCGAGACGCGCTCGAGGGGCTGCTCGAGCCGACGTTCCGCGAGAAGGTGCTCGGCCGGGCCGAGGTGCGTCAGGTCTTCGCGGTCTCGGGCATCGGCCAGGTTGCGGGTTGCGCGGTGAGCGACGGGAAGATCGTGCGTGGCGCCAAGGCCCGCCTGCTGCGCGACCACGTCGTCGTGCACGACGGGCGTATCGGGAGCCTCAAGCGGTTCAAGGAAGATGCGCGCGAGGTGGCCACCGGGTACGAATGCGGTCTCTCGCTCGAAGGCTTCCAGGACGTGAAGGTGGGCGACGTCGTCGAGGCGTACGAGGTCGAGCAGGTGGCCCGGCGCCTCGCGCCGAGCGCGAGCAAGGGCCAGCCCGCGGCGTCTGCCTGA
- a CDS encoding DUF503 domain-containing protein yields MVVGVLRLELWLPENHSLKGKRSVLRTIKARVQNKFNVSIAECEDHDLWQRATLGVAQVGAEQPHVERCLQEVVRFIDGLELAELGAERVEFLHY; encoded by the coding sequence ATGGTGGTGGGCGTGCTCCGGCTGGAGCTCTGGCTGCCGGAGAACCATTCGCTCAAGGGGAAGCGCAGCGTGCTCCGCACGATCAAGGCGCGGGTGCAGAACAAGTTCAACGTGTCGATCGCCGAGTGCGAGGACCACGACCTCTGGCAGCGCGCCACGCTCGGCGTGGCGCAGGTCGGGGCCGAGCAGCCGCACGTCGAGCGGTGTCTGCAGGAAGTCGTGCGTTTCATCGACGGGCTCGAGCTCGCCGAGCTCGGGGCCGAGCGCGTCGAGTTCCTCCACTACTGA
- a CDS encoding ribosome maturation factor RimP, producing the protein MDPSAVTRRVWELTEPLVLGAGLELIDVQYRPEGGRLVLRLLIDRPEGGVTIDELARVSRELGDVLDAHDTVPGRYQLECSSPGINRPLLREPHFRRALGQRVRVRTHDPVRDRRVFHGTLEAVDAEGVTVHDPDVGSVVLPFVAIEKANVEYDFGGAARRAHA; encoded by the coding sequence ATGGACCCGTCCGCGGTGACGCGCCGCGTCTGGGAGCTGACGGAGCCCCTCGTCCTGGGAGCGGGGCTCGAGCTCATCGACGTGCAGTACCGCCCCGAAGGCGGACGGTTGGTCTTGCGGCTGCTGATCGACCGCCCGGAGGGCGGCGTCACGATCGACGAGCTGGCTCGCGTGTCCCGTGAGCTCGGCGACGTGCTCGACGCGCACGACACGGTCCCGGGTCGCTACCAGCTCGAGTGTTCGTCGCCGGGCATCAACCGGCCCTTGCTGCGCGAGCCGCACTTCCGTCGCGCGCTCGGGCAGCGGGTACGGGTTCGCACCCATGATCCGGTCCGTGACCGCCGGGTGTTCCACGGGACGCTCGAGGCGGTGGATGCCGAGGGCGTGACGGTCCATGATCCGGACGTCGGCAGCGTCGTGCTTCCGTTCGTGGCCATCGAGAAGGCCAACGTCGAGTACGATTTCGGAGGCGCCGCCCGGCGGGCGCACGCCTGA
- the rbfA gene encoding 30S ribosome-binding factor RbfA, translating into MAGRRPERVAHLVQAELARLLLEEAKNPLLREVIVTLVRMTPDLRIARVYFRTLGGGATQAEVGRALERAAPFLRAEIGHALGMRVTPELRFAYDEVPDTADRVDALLRGPARPREDEEV; encoded by the coding sequence ATGGCAGGCCGGCGACCGGAGCGCGTCGCGCACCTCGTGCAGGCCGAGCTCGCGCGCCTGCTGCTCGAAGAGGCGAAGAACCCGCTCCTGCGCGAGGTGATCGTGACCCTGGTCCGCATGACGCCGGACCTGCGGATCGCGCGGGTCTACTTCCGCACGCTCGGCGGCGGCGCAACGCAGGCCGAGGTGGGCCGCGCCCTCGAGCGGGCGGCGCCGTTCCTGCGCGCCGAGATCGGCCATGCTCTCGGCATGCGGGTCACGCCCGAGCTGCGCTTCGCCTACGACGAGGTCCCGGACACCGCCGACCGGGTCGACGCCCTCTTGCGCGGACCGGCGCGACCGCGGGAGGACGAGGAGGTGTGA
- a CDS encoding YlxR family protein yields MSRPVAMRTCVGCGERAPQADLLRFTAGPAGLRPDAVRRAPGRGAYLHRAPACWAAFARRRGPVRSLRLTPGHPERERLLAQLGAAPEISR; encoded by the coding sequence ATGAGCCGTCCCGTCGCGATGCGCACCTGTGTCGGATGCGGCGAGCGGGCGCCGCAGGCGGACCTGCTGCGCTTCACGGCCGGGCCGGCGGGCCTGCGGCCGGACGCCGTCCGCCGCGCGCCGGGGCGCGGCGCGTACCTTCACCGTGCACCGGCCTGCTGGGCTGCATTTGCGCGCCGCCGCGGTCCTGTCCGTTCCCTCCGCCTGACGCCCGGTCATCCCGAGCGGGAACGCCTGCTCGCGCAGCTGGGCGCGGCTCCGGAGATCTCGAGGTAA
- a CDS encoding insulinase family protein, producing the protein MQATRLPNGVRVLSEELAELPSVTVGIWVENGSRYERPDQAGISHFLEHLFFKGTERRTAADIAEEIDAVGGVLNAFTGKEYTCYYGKVLPDHLPLALDLLADIFTHSRFAAEEIERERSVIVQEISQVEDTPDDYVHELFNLAFWPGHPLSRPIAGTAESVGRFSRDDFLSFLDVRYRPDRILITGAGNLRHDELVSVAARSFGELGGRASLVDGGPPQPQAGVWVHEKGLEQVHLCLGAPGIAQGDADRYAAHLLNLAIGGGMSSRLFQEIRERRGKAYTVYSFLASYLDVGYVGVYVGTSAEWVREVVEVIRGELGRVVREGLAEAELARVKNQMKGNMLLGLETSDSRMSRIAKNEIYFGRDVSIEEVARGIDGVRNEDIVHVAKRLFRPGTLALTVLGDLRGEKLNDQVLHE; encoded by the coding sequence ATGCAGGCCACGCGGCTACCGAACGGCGTCCGGGTCCTGTCGGAGGAGCTCGCCGAGCTCCCGTCGGTGACCGTCGGCATCTGGGTCGAGAACGGCTCGCGCTACGAGCGGCCGGACCAGGCAGGGATCTCGCACTTCCTCGAGCACCTGTTCTTCAAGGGCACGGAGCGCCGGACGGCGGCGGACATCGCGGAGGAGATCGACGCCGTGGGCGGCGTCCTGAACGCCTTCACCGGCAAGGAGTACACCTGCTACTACGGCAAGGTCCTCCCCGACCACCTGCCGCTCGCCCTCGACCTGCTCGCCGACATCTTCACGCACTCGCGCTTCGCCGCCGAGGAGATCGAGCGCGAGCGCTCGGTGATCGTGCAGGAGATCTCGCAGGTCGAGGACACGCCCGACGACTACGTCCACGAGCTCTTCAACCTCGCCTTCTGGCCGGGTCATCCGCTGTCACGGCCCATCGCCGGCACGGCGGAGTCGGTCGGCCGCTTCAGCCGCGACGACTTCCTCTCCTTTCTCGACGTGCGCTACCGGCCCGACCGCATCCTGATCACGGGGGCGGGAAACCTGCGTCACGACGAGCTGGTCAGCGTCGCGGCGCGCAGCTTCGGCGAGCTCGGCGGGAGGGCATCGCTCGTCGACGGGGGGCCGCCCCAACCGCAGGCCGGCGTCTGGGTGCACGAGAAGGGCCTCGAGCAGGTGCATCTCTGCCTCGGCGCGCCGGGGATCGCGCAGGGCGACGCCGACCGCTACGCGGCGCACCTGCTGAATCTGGCGATCGGCGGCGGCATGAGCTCGCGGCTCTTCCAGGAGATCCGCGAGCGACGCGGCAAGGCCTACACCGTCTACTCGTTCCTCGCTTCGTACCTCGACGTCGGCTACGTCGGTGTCTACGTGGGCACGAGTGCCGAGTGGGTACGCGAGGTGGTGGAGGTGATCCGCGGCGAGCTCGGGCGGGTGGTGCGCGAGGGGCTGGCGGAGGCGGAGCTGGCGCGCGTGAAGAACCAGATGAAGGGCAACATGCTGCTCGGCCTGGAGACGAGCGACAGCCGCATGAGCCGGATCGCGAAGAACGAGATCTACTTCGGCCGCGACGTCTCCATCGAGGAGGTGGCGCGCGGCATCGACGGCGTCCGCAACGAGGACATCGTCCACGTGGCGAAGCGCCTCTTCCGCCCCGGCACCCTGGCCCTCACCGTTCTCGGCGACCTGCGCGGCGAGAAGCTGAACGACCAGGTCCTGCACGAGTGA
- the pnp gene encoding polyribonucleotide nucleotidyltransferase, translated as MSGTGYQRVQIEFHGRPLSIETGRMAKQAGGAALVQFGETVVLVTATASAAAREGIDFFPLTCDYQEKTFAAGKIPGGFFKREGRPAEKEILTSRLIDRPVRPLFPKGFNCETQVIATVLSHDRENDPDVLSMVGASTALVLSDVPWNGPIAAVRVGRHAGRFVINPTTSQLAESDLNLIVAGSRDAIVMVEGGASMLPEQVVLEALFAAHEGLQPLIALQEELQRLVGRPKRAVAAPKVDAGLEQQVREIGLPKLRAGLANPVKQERYAALDAAREEVVNTLANGSPERAKEVGEVFDRVKKHVVRETIVRERRRIDGRGPADVRPITCEVEVLPRTHGSALFTRGETQALVVTTLGTSSDEQKIDALIGETYKKFMLHYNFPPFSTGEVKFLRSPGRREIGHGALAERALAPVLPTEEEFPYTIRIVSEVLESNGSSSMATVCGGSLSLMAAGVPVKAAVAGVAMGLIKEGDEVRVLSDILGDEDHLGDMDFKVAGTEQGVVAVQMDIKIAGVTRAIMEEALEQARAARLHILGVMNRTLARPHSELSMHAPRIITLHIKPDRIRDLIGPGGKVIRGITEETGAKIDVEDDGTVYVASADGESMQRAIDKIRAVTAEAEVGKVYRGTVRKIVDFGAFVEIFPGTDGLVHISQLAHERVRKVSDVLKEGDVIDVKVLEVDRSGKIRLSRKETLKKPSPGDQEARP; from the coding sequence ATGTCGGGAACGGGCTACCAGAGAGTGCAGATCGAGTTTCACGGCCGCCCCCTGTCGATCGAGACGGGGCGGATGGCGAAGCAGGCGGGCGGAGCGGCGCTCGTCCAGTTCGGCGAGACGGTCGTGCTGGTCACGGCCACGGCGAGTGCGGCCGCGCGCGAAGGCATCGATTTCTTCCCGCTCACCTGTGACTACCAGGAGAAGACGTTCGCGGCGGGCAAGATCCCGGGCGGCTTCTTCAAGCGGGAGGGGCGGCCCGCGGAGAAGGAGATCCTCACGTCTCGCCTGATCGATCGCCCGGTCCGCCCGCTCTTCCCGAAGGGCTTCAACTGCGAGACGCAGGTCATCGCGACGGTGCTCTCGCACGACAGGGAGAACGACCCCGACGTGCTGTCGATGGTCGGCGCGTCAACGGCCCTCGTCCTCTCCGACGTGCCGTGGAACGGGCCGATCGCGGCCGTCCGCGTCGGCCGGCACGCCGGGCGCTTCGTCATCAATCCCACCACGAGCCAGCTCGCCGAGAGCGACCTCAACCTGATCGTCGCCGGCAGCCGCGACGCGATCGTCATGGTCGAGGGGGGCGCCAGCATGCTGCCCGAGCAGGTCGTGCTGGAAGCGCTCTTTGCCGCTCACGAGGGACTCCAGCCGCTGATCGCGCTCCAGGAGGAGCTGCAGCGTCTGGTCGGGAGGCCGAAGCGTGCGGTCGCGGCGCCGAAGGTCGATGCCGGCCTGGAACAGCAGGTGCGCGAGATCGGGCTTCCAAAGCTCCGGGCCGGCCTCGCGAACCCGGTCAAGCAGGAGCGCTACGCGGCGCTCGACGCCGCTCGCGAGGAGGTCGTGAACACCCTCGCCAACGGCTCGCCCGAGCGGGCCAAGGAGGTCGGGGAGGTCTTCGACCGCGTGAAGAAGCACGTCGTGCGCGAGACGATCGTGCGCGAGCGGCGCCGGATCGACGGCCGCGGCCCGGCCGACGTCCGGCCGATCACGTGCGAGGTGGAGGTTCTGCCACGCACGCACGGCTCGGCGCTCTTCACGCGCGGCGAGACGCAGGCGCTGGTCGTGACCACCCTCGGCACGTCGTCCGACGAGCAGAAGATCGATGCGCTCATCGGCGAGACGTACAAGAAGTTCATGCTGCACTACAACTTCCCGCCGTTCAGCACGGGCGAGGTGAAATTCCTGCGCAGCCCGGGGCGCCGCGAGATCGGCCATGGCGCCCTGGCCGAGCGGGCGCTCGCGCCGGTGCTGCCGACCGAGGAGGAGTTCCCGTACACGATCCGGATCGTGTCGGAGGTCCTCGAGTCGAACGGCTCGTCGTCGATGGCGACCGTGTGCGGCGGCTCGCTCTCGTTGATGGCGGCCGGCGTGCCGGTCAAGGCGGCGGTGGCGGGCGTGGCGATGGGCCTCATCAAGGAGGGCGACGAGGTCCGCGTGCTCTCCGACATCCTCGGTGACGAGGACCACCTCGGCGACATGGACTTCAAGGTGGCCGGCACGGAGCAGGGCGTGGTCGCGGTCCAGATGGACATCAAGATCGCGGGGGTGACGCGGGCGATCATGGAGGAGGCTCTCGAGCAGGCGCGCGCGGCTCGGCTGCACATCCTCGGCGTCATGAACCGGACGCTGGCCCGGCCGCACAGCGAGCTGTCGATGCACGCGCCGCGCATCATCACCCTCCACATCAAGCCGGACCGTATCCGCGACCTGATCGGCCCCGGCGGCAAGGTGATCCGCGGCATCACCGAGGAGACCGGCGCCAAGATCGACGTCGAGGACGACGGGACGGTCTACGTCGCCTCCGCCGACGGCGAGTCCATGCAGCGCGCCATCGACAAGATCCGCGCCGTCACGGCCGAGGCGGAGGTCGGCAAGGTCTACCGCGGCACGGTCCGCAAGATCGTCGACTTCGGCGCCTTCGTGGAGATCTTTCCCGGTACGGATGGCCTGGTGCACATCTCGCAGCTCGCCCACGAGCGCGTCCGCAAGGTCTCCGACGTGCTCAAGGAGGGCGACGTCATCGACGTGAAGGTGCTGGAGGTCGATCGGTCGGGAAAGATCCGACTGTCGCGCAAGGAGACGCTCAAGAAGCCGAGCCCCGGCGACCAGGAAGCCCGGCCGTAG